GTGCCGATAATTCCCATAATCATTCCCGCGAGCGCAAACCCTTTACCTGCAGGAGAAGATAATCCGGCTTGAATTCGCTTTAATTCACCGGAACCGATAATCCACGCCGCAATTCCTAATGGAGTGCAGCAAGCGATACTTAGTATACCCAGGACTAAAGCGGTGGTTGCTTCCGAACTCGCTTTATCCGATTGAACTGGAGAACTGAATTGTGGTTGAGGGGAAACGTTCATATTGTTATCATATCCTTTCCTAACAATTTTTTAGCGCAATTGCGCTAGATTGGTTAAATCTATCTGATTGGCATATCCATATAAAACTGTAGTATCAGAGATATTCTCACCTTTGATTTCAACGACATACCGTCGGTCAACCTCAATCGCTAATTCTGCAGTTCGCGTAGCGTATTCCATTTTTTCTATCGCTGGGTATCCAAAGGTTGGTAGGGGCACCAATTTCAAATATCCATCTGCATTCGAATAGAGTGACGGACGATGGAATTTCCGATACATTCGCGGATTCCGGCCATAATCAGAAATGGTGATGATAATTTTACTTCTCTCACGTGGATTAAGGTATTCTCGTTCTGCGCGGGTATAGAGATAATTTTCCTGTTCGAAATTTCCGGAATTAGTTCGGCTAATTCGCCAGCCGGAAATTGGTTTCGGGAGAAATGGTTCTAATTTCGTATATTCAATCGGCTGAACCGGTTTCGGTGGCGGGATGATTCCTGAAGGACGATTGACTGGTTCCTGCGAAGCCGGTAGTTCAGAAGCAGGCGGGGTTGAATTTGGTTCAGCGGAACTCGGTTCGGTTTGTGATATATCAGGTGATTCTGCCGGTTGCGGTTTTTCAGCTTCTGCTGGTTCCGTTGCGGATTCTCCTTCACCGGATGTACTCTCTTCAAGTGTTTCATCTGCCGTTGTATCTTCACCGAGAGATGATTCCGAGTCCGATTTTGCGATTTGCTGTTCAACTGCCGGTTTGAGTTTCGGCACGAAATATTTCCACGCGAAATAAAGTGCGCCAATCGCTAAAGCCGTGAAAACGAGAAATAATATGATGCCAATAATAGCCCATTTCAAACAACCGGATTTCTTTTTATCGGTCGGTGCTGAAGTCGGTGCGGTTGATTGCGATACAGGTGACGGTATAACCGGAGTCTGCGGCGGGGTCGCAAAGGGCGGTTCACTAGTTGATGGAGAAGATTCTGCTGGTGCAGATATTGCAGAAGCAGCTTGGATTTTTTCTGCGCAGGGTAAACAATAATTTTTTCCATCGATTACGGTTTTACACTCTGTACAGAAAAAATTCTGGCAACTGATACACATTGCCACCGCTTCCCGGTCAATATGATTTCGACATTGCATAGAAAAACCACCTTTCTGAATTGTAGAATTAGTAAGGATAATAGCATATCAAGTCAAAATATTCAATGTAAAATTTTCAATTATCAGTTTAAAATGGAAAACGATGTAGTTTGCGGATAGGAAATTAATAATGGTACAATTATTGATACGATGGAGAATCAATTGGAATCATTCCAAAGTTGGGTATCAGAAAAACTTGGGTTTACCTTATCCGCTAAACAGATTGACCAATTCCGAAAATATCTCGAACTATTACAAGAATGGAATCAGCAGGTTAATCTGGTCGCTGATGCGGCTGCGGAAACCGTAATTCAACGGCATTTTCTGGACTCATTAACCTGTCTGCAAAGTGGGATTATTGAAGATTCAATTACTCTACTTGATATCGGTGCTGGAGCTGGATTTCCAGGAATCCCATTAAAAATTGTTATTCCACAAATACGACTAACCTTGATTGAATCAATTCAAAAGAAGTGTCGGTTTCTTGATGAAGCGGTTAATACACTTGAATTAGCGCAAACGGATATCCTCTGCGACCGAGCGGAAAAACTCGCGCGACTCACTCAGTATCGGGAACAATATAAGGTAGTCGTAACTCGTGCATTAGCGCAATTACCGGTCGCCGTTGAATTAGCGTTGCCCTTTGTTCAATTACAAGGAACTTATCTTGCCATGCTGGGTAGCGATGCAGATGAACAGATAGCTAAATCGAGAATAGCTATCTCATTATGTGGCGGGATGATTGAACAACTAATTCCAATAGATATTCCGAATTCGGATAGACAACGATATCTGGTTCTGATTAAGAAATCGGTACATACTTCGCAACAATATCCACGTCGCGCTGGTATCCCGCAAAAACGACCGCTGGTTATTTCTAGCTAATACCTATTCAGATACCTATTTCAGAGCAAGTTCTCCATTGGATAGTTTGCTCTATAATCCTAAATAAATCAATAGAGAACATTTTATCATAATCAGGTTCACTGATGGTAAACCTGATTTTTCTGTTATATCACAATGCATCAATTTGTGGTTATTTCTCTTATCGTGCTACAATTAACTTTATTTTAAATTTAATATTAACTTGGAGAACCTGTTGGTATCTATGCGCTACGAATGGTTTATCAGTCTCCGTTATCTTAAAGCGAAACGAAA
This portion of the bacterium genome encodes:
- the rsmG gene encoding 16S rRNA (guanine(527)-N(7))-methyltransferase RsmG — encoded protein: MESFQSWVSEKLGFTLSAKQIDQFRKYLELLQEWNQQVNLVADAAAETVIQRHFLDSLTCLQSGIIEDSITLLDIGAGAGFPGIPLKIVIPQIRLTLIESIQKKCRFLDEAVNTLELAQTDILCDRAEKLARLTQYREQYKVVVTRALAQLPVAVELALPFVQLQGTYLAMLGSDADEQIAKSRIAISLCGGMIEQLIPIDIPNSDRQRYLVLIKKSVHTSQQYPRRAGIPQKRPLVISS
- a CDS encoding DUF4190 domain-containing protein; translation: MNVSPQPQFSSPVQSDKASSEATTALVLGILSIACCTPLGIAAWIIGSGELKRIQAGLSSPAGKGFALAGMIMGIIGTIFLIISVIIGFLYLVFFGGMALFSGGT